One stretch of Rattus norvegicus strain BN/NHsdMcwi chromosome 12, GRCr8, whole genome shotgun sequence DNA includes these proteins:
- the Fam222a gene encoding protein FAM222A isoform X1: protein MPHVSLQRNPAAERAPPGAPSSAMLACLQRTQNPPGQHLTCPSKSLELRKCESVASSMPSSRYPSPAELDAYAEKVANSPLSIKIFPTNIRVPQHKHLSRTVNGYDTSGQRYNPYPQHTTGYQGLLAIVKAAVSSTAATPAGHTKSVLKSVEGKRTKLSPATVQVGIAPYPVPSTLGPLAYPKPPEAPAPPPNLPAAATATSVIPLPGRGLPLPPSNLPSIHSILYQLNQQCQAPGVAPSACQGVAVPHPSPAKHGPVPSFPRVAYSATAGLPDCRKGTELSQGATPALTLAGATKPAGYSEGGLDYLLWPQKPPPPPPQPLRAYGSSSTVASKSPETCSGRAFERANGSPHNCGMGLPGGFTVGQYFAAPWNSVLVTPTSDCYNAAAAAVVTELGPGAARELAGPPVDTLSGLTSKSVCNTAVLSSSLQSLEYLINDIRPPCIKEQMLGKGYETVAVPRLLDHQHAHIRLPVYR from the exons ATGCCTCATGTTTCTCTTCAAAGGAATCCTGCTGCAGAGCGTGCCCCACCCGGGGCTCCCAGCTCAGCCATGCTGGCCTGTCTGCAGAGGACGCAGAACCCACCCGGCCAGCACCTGACCTGTCCAAGCAAGAGCCTGGAGCTGCGCAAGT GCGAGTCAGTGGCCAGCTCTATGCCTTCCTCCCGCTACCCAAGCCCAGCCGAGCTGGACGCGTATGCCGAGAAGGTGGCCAACAGCCCCCTGTCCATCAAGATCTTCCCCACCAACATCCGAGTGCCGCAGCACAAGCACTTGAGCCGCACAGTCAACGGCTATGACACCAGCGGCCAGCGTTATAACCCCTACCCTCAGCACACCACTGGCTACCAGGGCCTGCTGGCCATCGTCAAGGCTGCGGTCTCCTCGACTGCCGCCACGCCTGCCGGGCACACCAAGAGCGTGCTCAAGAGCGTGGAGGGCAAGCGGACCAAACTGTCACCGGCCACTGTGCAGGTGGGCATTGCACCCTACCCAGtgcctagcaccctggggccctTGGCCTACCCGAAGCCACCCGAGGCACCTGCACCACCGCCTAACCTGCCTGCGGCAGCCACTGCCACCTCTGTGATCCCTCTGCCGGGCCGGGGCCTGCCCCTGCCCCCCTCAAACCTACCCTCCATCCATAGCATCCTATACCAGCTCAACCAGCAGTGCCAGGCCCCAGGTGTCGCACCAAGCGCCTGTCAGGGCGTGGCCGTGCCCCACCCCAGTCCAGCCAAGCACGGCCCGGTGCCTAGTTTTCCTAGAGTGGCTTACTCGGCCACAGCCGGTCTGCCAGACTGCCGGAAGGGCACAGAACTGAGCCAAGGAGCCACACCAGCCCTGACACTGGCTGGGGCCACCAAACCTGCAGGGTACTCGGAAGGCGGCCTGGATTACCTGCTGTGGCCACAGAagccacccccgcccccaccccagccgCTGCGGGCCTACGGTAGCAGCAGCACCGTCGCCAGCAAGTCCCCAGAGACTTGCAGCGGGAGGGCATTCGAGAGGGCCAACGGGTCGCCCCACAACTGTGGCATGGGGCTGCCCGGCGGCTTCACCGTGGGCCAGTACTTCGCCGCCCCTTGGAACAGTGTTCTGGTGACGCCTACTAGTGACTGTTACAATGCAGCCGCTGCCGCCGTAGTGACAGAGCTGGGGCCAGGAGCTGCCCGGGAGCTAGCCGGGCCTCCTGTTGACACGCTCTCAGGCCTGACCAGCAAGAGCGTGTGTAACACAGCGGTACTGAGCAGCAGTCTCCAGTCGCTGGAGTATCTCATCAACGACATCCGGCCACCCTGCATCAAGGAACAGATGCTAGGCAAGGGCTACGAGACGGTGGCCGTGCCCAGGCTGCTGGACCACCAGCACGCCCACATCCGCCTACCTGTCTACAGATAA
- the Fam222a gene encoding protein FAM222A isoform X3: protein MLACLQRTQNPPGQHLTCPSKSLELRKCESVASSMPSSRYPSPAELDAYAEKVANSPLSIKIFPTNIRVPQHKHLSRTVNGYDTSGQRYNPYPQHTTGYQGLLAIVKAAVSSTAATPAGHTKSVLKSVEGKRTKLSPATVQVGIAPYPVPSTLGPLAYPKPPEAPAPPPNLPAAATATSVIPLPGRGLPLPPSNLPSIHSILYQLNQQCQAPGVAPSACQGVAVPHPSPAKHGPVPSFPRVAYSATAGLPDCRKGTELSQGATPALTLAGATKPAGYSEGGLDYLLWPQKPPPPPPQPLRAYGSSSTVASKSPETCSGRAFERANGSPHNCGMGLPGGFTVGQYFAAPWNSVLVTPTSDCYNAAAAAVVTELGPGAARELAGPPVDTLSGLTSKSVCNTAVLSSSLQSLEYLINDIRPPCIKEQMLGKGYETVAVPRLLDHQHAHIRLPVYR from the exons ATGCTGGCCTGTCTGCAGAGGACGCAGAACCCACCCGGCCAGCACCTGACCTGTCCAAGCAAGAGCCTGGAGCTGCGCAAGT GCGAGTCAGTGGCCAGCTCTATGCCTTCCTCCCGCTACCCAAGCCCAGCCGAGCTGGACGCGTATGCCGAGAAGGTGGCCAACAGCCCCCTGTCCATCAAGATCTTCCCCACCAACATCCGAGTGCCGCAGCACAAGCACTTGAGCCGCACAGTCAACGGCTATGACACCAGCGGCCAGCGTTATAACCCCTACCCTCAGCACACCACTGGCTACCAGGGCCTGCTGGCCATCGTCAAGGCTGCGGTCTCCTCGACTGCCGCCACGCCTGCCGGGCACACCAAGAGCGTGCTCAAGAGCGTGGAGGGCAAGCGGACCAAACTGTCACCGGCCACTGTGCAGGTGGGCATTGCACCCTACCCAGtgcctagcaccctggggccctTGGCCTACCCGAAGCCACCCGAGGCACCTGCACCACCGCCTAACCTGCCTGCGGCAGCCACTGCCACCTCTGTGATCCCTCTGCCGGGCCGGGGCCTGCCCCTGCCCCCCTCAAACCTACCCTCCATCCATAGCATCCTATACCAGCTCAACCAGCAGTGCCAGGCCCCAGGTGTCGCACCAAGCGCCTGTCAGGGCGTGGCCGTGCCCCACCCCAGTCCAGCCAAGCACGGCCCGGTGCCTAGTTTTCCTAGAGTGGCTTACTCGGCCACAGCCGGTCTGCCAGACTGCCGGAAGGGCACAGAACTGAGCCAAGGAGCCACACCAGCCCTGACACTGGCTGGGGCCACCAAACCTGCAGGGTACTCGGAAGGCGGCCTGGATTACCTGCTGTGGCCACAGAagccacccccgcccccaccccagccgCTGCGGGCCTACGGTAGCAGCAGCACCGTCGCCAGCAAGTCCCCAGAGACTTGCAGCGGGAGGGCATTCGAGAGGGCCAACGGGTCGCCCCACAACTGTGGCATGGGGCTGCCCGGCGGCTTCACCGTGGGCCAGTACTTCGCCGCCCCTTGGAACAGTGTTCTGGTGACGCCTACTAGTGACTGTTACAATGCAGCCGCTGCCGCCGTAGTGACAGAGCTGGGGCCAGGAGCTGCCCGGGAGCTAGCCGGGCCTCCTGTTGACACGCTCTCAGGCCTGACCAGCAAGAGCGTGTGTAACACAGCGGTACTGAGCAGCAGTCTCCAGTCGCTGGAGTATCTCATCAACGACATCCGGCCACCCTGCATCAAGGAACAGATGCTAGGCAAGGGCTACGAGACGGTGGCCGTGCCCAGGCTGCTGGACCACCAGCACGCCCACATCCGCCTACCTGTCTACAGATAA
- the Fam222a gene encoding protein FAM222A isoform X2 → MSFRTAMADACLEREFKGVSFSPLPAAAFAESGESVASSMPSSRYPSPAELDAYAEKVANSPLSIKIFPTNIRVPQHKHLSRTVNGYDTSGQRYNPYPQHTTGYQGLLAIVKAAVSSTAATPAGHTKSVLKSVEGKRTKLSPATVQVGIAPYPVPSTLGPLAYPKPPEAPAPPPNLPAAATATSVIPLPGRGLPLPPSNLPSIHSILYQLNQQCQAPGVAPSACQGVAVPHPSPAKHGPVPSFPRVAYSATAGLPDCRKGTELSQGATPALTLAGATKPAGYSEGGLDYLLWPQKPPPPPPQPLRAYGSSSTVASKSPETCSGRAFERANGSPHNCGMGLPGGFTVGQYFAAPWNSVLVTPTSDCYNAAAAAVVTELGPGAARELAGPPVDTLSGLTSKSVCNTAVLSSSLQSLEYLINDIRPPCIKEQMLGKGYETVAVPRLLDHQHAHIRLPVYR, encoded by the exons ATGAGTTTTCGCACCGCAATGGCAGACGCTTGCCTGGAAAGAGAGTTTAAGGGGGTTTCATTTTCTCCCCTCCCGGCAGCTGCTTTTGCTGAGTCTG GCGAGTCAGTGGCCAGCTCTATGCCTTCCTCCCGCTACCCAAGCCCAGCCGAGCTGGACGCGTATGCCGAGAAGGTGGCCAACAGCCCCCTGTCCATCAAGATCTTCCCCACCAACATCCGAGTGCCGCAGCACAAGCACTTGAGCCGCACAGTCAACGGCTATGACACCAGCGGCCAGCGTTATAACCCCTACCCTCAGCACACCACTGGCTACCAGGGCCTGCTGGCCATCGTCAAGGCTGCGGTCTCCTCGACTGCCGCCACGCCTGCCGGGCACACCAAGAGCGTGCTCAAGAGCGTGGAGGGCAAGCGGACCAAACTGTCACCGGCCACTGTGCAGGTGGGCATTGCACCCTACCCAGtgcctagcaccctggggccctTGGCCTACCCGAAGCCACCCGAGGCACCTGCACCACCGCCTAACCTGCCTGCGGCAGCCACTGCCACCTCTGTGATCCCTCTGCCGGGCCGGGGCCTGCCCCTGCCCCCCTCAAACCTACCCTCCATCCATAGCATCCTATACCAGCTCAACCAGCAGTGCCAGGCCCCAGGTGTCGCACCAAGCGCCTGTCAGGGCGTGGCCGTGCCCCACCCCAGTCCAGCCAAGCACGGCCCGGTGCCTAGTTTTCCTAGAGTGGCTTACTCGGCCACAGCCGGTCTGCCAGACTGCCGGAAGGGCACAGAACTGAGCCAAGGAGCCACACCAGCCCTGACACTGGCTGGGGCCACCAAACCTGCAGGGTACTCGGAAGGCGGCCTGGATTACCTGCTGTGGCCACAGAagccacccccgcccccaccccagccgCTGCGGGCCTACGGTAGCAGCAGCACCGTCGCCAGCAAGTCCCCAGAGACTTGCAGCGGGAGGGCATTCGAGAGGGCCAACGGGTCGCCCCACAACTGTGGCATGGGGCTGCCCGGCGGCTTCACCGTGGGCCAGTACTTCGCCGCCCCTTGGAACAGTGTTCTGGTGACGCCTACTAGTGACTGTTACAATGCAGCCGCTGCCGCCGTAGTGACAGAGCTGGGGCCAGGAGCTGCCCGGGAGCTAGCCGGGCCTCCTGTTGACACGCTCTCAGGCCTGACCAGCAAGAGCGTGTGTAACACAGCGGTACTGAGCAGCAGTCTCCAGTCGCTGGAGTATCTCATCAACGACATCCGGCCACCCTGCATCAAGGAACAGATGCTAGGCAAGGGCTACGAGACGGTGGCCGTGCCCAGGCTGCTGGACCACCAGCACGCCCACATCCGCCTACCTGTCTACAGATAA